The following coding sequences are from one Sphingobium sp. Cam5-1 window:
- a CDS encoding NADH:ubiquinone oxidoreductase subunit NDUFA12 produces the protein MGILAKIFTWWNGATIGTALYTSRKGKKVGEDHQGNIYYEGGTDVHGRARRWVIYNGNNDASRVPAEWHGWLHHTIEGTPESFLPPPRIWERDFTPNATGTPNAYRPTGALEKGAQRQRATGDYEAWSPDAS, from the coding sequence ATGGGAATCCTGGCCAAGATCTTCACCTGGTGGAATGGCGCGACCATCGGCACCGCACTTTATACCTCCCGCAAGGGCAAGAAAGTGGGCGAGGACCATCAGGGCAATATCTATTATGAAGGCGGCACGGACGTGCACGGCCGCGCCCGCCGCTGGGTAATCTACAACGGTAATAACGATGCCAGCCGGGTGCCTGCCGAATGGCACGGGTGGCTGCATCACACGATCGAAGGAACGCCGGAAAGCTTCCTGCCTCCGCCTCGTATCTGGGAACGGGATTTCACGCCCAACGCGACTGGCACTCCCAATGCTTACCGGCCCACGGGCGCGCTGGAAAAGGGTGCGCAGCGCCAGCGCGCGACCGGCGATTATGAAGCGTGGAGCCCCGACGCGTCATGA
- a CDS encoding DUF192 domain-containing protein codes for MRIAFPFLVAVLAACSPTQPKAEKTASPTNQQTNLLPLEIRTNSGRHRFAVETAITAKDQERGLMFRKSLDANSGMLFPMSPPRTASFWMKDTLIPLDMIFIRTDGAIAFIAANAAPYSRVPVSAGVPVAAVLELRGGRAAELGIVEGDSVSWGSCVDPAVKSPASLDFCPPRTR; via the coding sequence ATGCGGATCGCCTTTCCCTTCCTGGTCGCGGTTTTAGCCGCCTGTTCTCCCACTCAGCCCAAGGCGGAAAAGACCGCCAGCCCTACAAACCAGCAGACCAATCTGCTCCCCCTTGAAATCCGTACGAACTCGGGCAGGCACCGTTTTGCGGTGGAAACCGCCATCACCGCAAAGGATCAGGAACGGGGCCTGATGTTCCGCAAGTCCCTGGATGCAAATAGCGGCATGCTCTTTCCCATGTCGCCGCCCCGGACCGCCAGCTTCTGGATGAAGGACACGCTGATCCCGCTGGACATGATCTTCATCCGCACCGACGGCGCGATCGCCTTCATCGCCGCCAATGCGGCCCCTTATTCACGCGTGCCGGTTTCTGCTGGGGTTCCCGTGGCGGCCGTCCTTGAGCTGCGCGGCGGACGAGCGGCTGAACTCGGCATCGTCGAGGGCGACAGTGTATCTTGGGGCAGCTGCGTCGATCCTGCGGTCAAAAGCCCTGCCAGCCTCGATTTCTGCCCACCGCGCACCCGCTGA
- a CDS encoding GFA family protein, translated as MADASRHVGQCHCGAVRFEVELSNGLDSARRCTCSFCRMRGAVAVTAKLDGLHVVRGADMLTSYRFNTGAAQHFFCSGCGIYTHHQRRSNANEYGVNVACLEGMSPFDFDKVPVLDGENHPSDNEGRARIAGVLRFIRAESEG; from the coding sequence ATGGCGGATGCAAGCAGACATGTAGGCCAGTGTCATTGCGGCGCCGTCCGGTTCGAGGTTGAGCTGAGCAATGGCCTCGACAGCGCCCGCCGATGCACCTGCTCATTTTGCCGGATGCGGGGCGCCGTAGCTGTCACGGCGAAGTTGGACGGTCTTCATGTCGTTCGGGGCGCCGATATGCTGACGAGCTATCGTTTCAATACGGGAGCGGCGCAGCACTTCTTCTGCTCGGGGTGCGGCATCTACACGCACCACCAGCGCCGCTCCAATGCAAACGAATATGGGGTGAATGTCGCCTGCCTCGAAGGAATGAGCCCCTTCGATTTCGATAAGGTGCCCGTGCTGGATGGCGAGAACCATCCGAGTGACAATGAGGGGCGGGCGCGGATCGCAGGGGTACTGCGGTTTATTCGCGCTGAAAGTGAGGGGTGA
- the aat gene encoding leucyl/phenylalanyl-tRNA--protein transferase produces the protein MTIDPLVLLQAYSIGVFPMSDDRDAEEVYWIEPKRRAIMPLHGFRMSHSLAKTIRQERFRVTANRDFGGIVSLCAQAAEDRPSTWINKEIEQTYRHLHEIGFAHSIEVWDGDELAGGLYGVALGQAFFGESMVSRKTDASKVALAWLTARMLFSGFTLLDCQFMTDHLRSLGAIEISQKDYLGLLAGALGDVPLGSGRSSALAGGSGTWAELAFAPLEGEESAGGSPLPPSLTVSGPLSGQDIVQLLTQTS, from the coding sequence ATGACGATCGATCCCCTGGTCCTTTTGCAGGCCTATTCCATCGGCGTGTTTCCCATGTCGGATGACCGGGATGCGGAGGAGGTTTATTGGATTGAGCCCAAGCGGCGAGCGATCATGCCGCTCCATGGCTTTCGCATGTCTCATTCGCTGGCCAAGACGATCCGGCAGGAGCGCTTCCGCGTGACTGCCAACCGCGATTTTGGCGGCATTGTCTCGCTATGCGCGCAAGCGGCGGAGGATCGGCCGTCGACCTGGATTAACAAGGAGATCGAGCAGACATATCGCCATCTGCACGAGATCGGCTTCGCGCATTCGATCGAGGTTTGGGATGGCGATGAGCTGGCGGGCGGCCTCTATGGCGTCGCTTTGGGCCAAGCCTTTTTCGGCGAAAGCATGGTGTCGCGAAAAACCGATGCTTCGAAGGTCGCTCTGGCCTGGCTCACTGCCCGCATGCTCTTTTCAGGCTTCACCTTGCTCGACTGCCAATTCATGACCGACCATCTTCGGTCATTGGGCGCGATAGAAATCAGCCAGAAGGATTATCTGGGATTGCTGGCAGGCGCACTGGGCGACGTACCGCTTGGCTCGGGCCGTTCTTCGGCGTTGGCCGGAGGTTCGGGAACCTGGGCAGAGCTTGCATTCGCGCCGCTTGAGGGGGAAGAATCCGCCGGAGGTTCACCTTTGCCACCGAGCTTGACCGTGTCGGGTCCGCTCTCGGGCCAGGACATCGTGCAGCTTCTTACCCAGACATCGTAG
- a CDS encoding regulatory protein RecX: protein MTGKRPRPPLDGDSLRDLALRYVGRFATSRAKLLAYLNRKLQERGWAGEGPPAPERLVERLAELRYVDDRSFAVMKSAALTRRGYGARRVAQTLRADGIADTDREEADVQVDNDSWAAADRFARRKRLGPYATAATDPKQREKAIAAFLRAGHSFDTARRWTDAAPGEPPDPDQ from the coding sequence ATGACCGGCAAACGCCCCCGACCACCGCTGGATGGCGACAGCCTGCGCGATCTGGCCCTGCGTTACGTCGGCCGTTTCGCGACGAGCCGGGCGAAGCTGCTCGCTTATCTCAACCGCAAATTGCAGGAACGCGGATGGGCTGGCGAAGGTCCGCCCGCGCCCGAACGGCTTGTCGAACGGCTCGCCGAACTGCGCTACGTCGATGATCGCAGCTTCGCCGTCATGAAAAGCGCGGCGCTTACCCGTCGCGGCTATGGCGCACGCCGCGTTGCACAGACCTTGCGCGCAGACGGCATAGCGGACACTGATCGGGAAGAAGCCGACGTTCAGGTCGATAACGATAGTTGGGCTGCAGCCGATCGTTTCGCCCGCCGCAAACGCCTCGGCCCCTATGCCACGGCAGCAACCGATCCTAAGCAGCGTGAAAAGGCCATCGCCGCTTTCCTGCGCGCAGGCCACAGTTTCGACACCGCCCGCCGCTGGACGGACGCTGCCCCTGGTGAGCCGCCAGACCCCGACCAGTGA